In Streptomyces sp. NBC_00448, the following are encoded in one genomic region:
- a CDS encoding NHLP bacteriocin export ABC transporter permease/ATPase subunit, whose protein sequence is MTSVHPPVTGGAGPGDPVLDAMGGLGRPVPPAGRRSLSLEGPHVLWLVARGAMDLFAVDAARQGRWHFLGRLRTGTLLLGPADGPQHTLVARPLEDCVLHRIALRELFGTGYGDQAAQGGGYGDGSAYGSAYGDGSAYGSAYGDGWAESSQAWGGGPLENAFARGIGRGLSVLFDAPVEGRPAPGSAPGAGLPGDRAEESGSPDDGILWMPVAPGSVQYAYGDGYGQGHADAYGTANGGPYGTANGGPYQGGHGGEPGGDLLVDSGMWRRMVEQQTRLLFALDRWIEQSEQAHEDRAAAGIKAGEEVREQADHTLLASIGKPGPGRSGPGRAAGSRGPAGDDGTLAACRLVADAAGIDLGAAADGGPGPEGADAADRMSAVERIAVRARLRTRPVQLNGRWWRENSGPLVGHRAAGGAPVALLWRRGGYEAVTPATGRRATIGSANAAEFAPRAVMFYHPLPEEPLSARRLLGFCLRGTGADLRALLLGGLVAVGLGALVPIATGRVLGEYVPNAENSLIVQTALAIVATTVVSTAFMLMQNTAILRVEGRVEATLQPAVWDRLLRLPTRFFAERSTGELASAAMGISAIRRVLSGISSVIVQAGTVGAVNLVLLLWFSVPLTLVAVALLLVVGAVFLGLGLAQLRWQRKLVVLTNKLNNLAFQTLRGLPKLRVSAAESFAYAAWAGEFAHSRELQQRVGRTKNLITVFNSVCLPFCTLTMFMLLAGPARGALSPGAFLTFNTAVTMMLTSVTQLTGALLSAAAVLPLFEQVKPILEAAPEVRGGSTQPGTLSGAIEARNLTFRYADDAPLVLDDVSFRVRPGEFTAIVGASGCGKSTLLRLLIGFDRPVSGGVHYDGQDLAALDQSALRRQCGVVLQNAQPFTGSILDCIRGAGAYTLEEAWQAARLAGLAEDIKQMPMGMHTVLSDGGGAVSGGQRQRLMIAQALIRRPRILFFDEATSALDNETQGVVMESTRALRATRVVIAHRLSTIMDADRVIVMADGRVAQQGPPTELLADTGGLFHRLVRRQLH, encoded by the coding sequence GTGACTTCCGTGCACCCGCCGGTGACCGGCGGCGCGGGTCCGGGCGACCCGGTACTGGACGCCATGGGCGGGCTGGGCCGGCCGGTCCCCCCGGCCGGCCGGCGCAGCCTGTCGCTGGAGGGTCCGCACGTGCTGTGGCTGGTCGCGCGCGGGGCGATGGACCTGTTCGCGGTCGACGCGGCGCGGCAGGGCCGCTGGCACTTCCTCGGCCGGCTCCGCACCGGGACCCTGCTGCTCGGCCCGGCCGACGGCCCGCAACACACCCTCGTGGCAAGGCCGTTGGAAGACTGCGTCCTGCACCGCATCGCGCTGCGCGAACTGTTCGGCACAGGCTACGGCGATCAGGCCGCGCAGGGCGGCGGTTACGGCGACGGCTCGGCATACGGCTCGGCGTACGGCGACGGCTCGGCATACGGCTCGGCGTACGGCGACGGGTGGGCCGAGAGCAGCCAGGCGTGGGGCGGCGGCCCGTTGGAGAACGCGTTCGCCCGCGGCATCGGACGCGGCCTGAGCGTCCTGTTCGACGCACCCGTGGAAGGCCGCCCGGCCCCGGGCAGCGCGCCTGGCGCGGGCCTGCCCGGTGACCGGGCCGAGGAGAGCGGCTCGCCCGACGACGGCATCCTGTGGATGCCGGTGGCCCCGGGCAGCGTCCAGTACGCCTACGGGGACGGGTACGGGCAGGGGCACGCCGACGCCTACGGGACCGCGAACGGCGGACCGTACGGGACCGCGAACGGCGGACCGTACCAAGGCGGTCACGGCGGTGAGCCGGGCGGGGACCTGCTCGTCGACAGCGGGATGTGGCGGCGGATGGTCGAGCAGCAGACCCGGTTGCTGTTCGCCCTCGACCGCTGGATCGAGCAGTCGGAGCAGGCGCACGAGGACCGGGCGGCGGCCGGGATCAAGGCCGGCGAGGAGGTGCGCGAGCAGGCGGACCACACCCTGCTCGCGTCGATCGGCAAGCCGGGTCCCGGCAGGTCGGGACCCGGCCGGGCGGCCGGAAGCCGCGGACCCGCGGGCGACGACGGCACCCTCGCCGCCTGCCGCCTGGTCGCCGACGCGGCCGGGATCGACCTCGGGGCGGCCGCGGACGGCGGCCCGGGACCGGAGGGCGCGGACGCCGCCGACCGGATGAGCGCGGTCGAGCGGATCGCGGTGCGCGCCCGGCTGCGTACCCGTCCCGTACAGCTCAACGGCCGCTGGTGGCGGGAGAACTCCGGTCCCTTGGTGGGACATCGGGCCGCCGGCGGCGCCCCGGTCGCCCTGCTGTGGCGGCGCGGCGGATACGAGGCGGTGACTCCGGCCACCGGGCGCCGCGCGACGATCGGCAGCGCCAACGCGGCCGAATTCGCCCCCCGCGCCGTCATGTTCTACCATCCGTTGCCCGAAGAGCCCCTGTCCGCACGCCGGTTGCTCGGCTTCTGCCTGCGCGGCACCGGCGCGGACCTGCGCGCCCTGCTGCTGGGCGGGCTGGTCGCGGTCGGCCTCGGCGCGCTGGTGCCGATCGCGACCGGCCGGGTGCTCGGTGAGTACGTCCCGAACGCCGAGAACAGCCTGATCGTCCAGACCGCGCTGGCGATCGTGGCCACCACCGTGGTCTCCACCGCGTTCATGCTGATGCAGAACACCGCCATCCTGCGGGTCGAGGGCCGGGTCGAGGCCACCCTCCAACCCGCCGTCTGGGACCGGCTGCTGAGGCTGCCGACCCGGTTCTTCGCCGAACGCTCCACCGGGGAACTGGCGAGCGCGGCCATGGGCATCAGCGCGATCCGCCGGGTGCTGTCGGGCATCAGCTCCGTGATCGTGCAGGCCGGCACGGTCGGTGCGGTCAACCTCGTCCTGCTGCTGTGGTTCAGCGTGCCGCTGACGCTGGTGGCCGTCGCCCTGCTGCTCGTGGTGGGCGCGGTGTTCCTCGGCCTGGGGCTGGCCCAACTGCGCTGGCAGCGCAAGCTGGTCGTGCTCACCAACAAGCTCAACAACCTGGCCTTCCAGACGCTGCGCGGCCTGCCGAAACTGCGGGTCTCGGCGGCGGAGAGCTTCGCCTACGCCGCCTGGGCAGGGGAGTTCGCACACAGCCGGGAGCTGCAACAGCGGGTCGGCCGGACGAAGAACCTCATCACCGTCTTCAACTCGGTGTGCCTGCCGTTCTGCACGCTCACCATGTTCATGCTGCTCGCGGGCCCGGCCCGCGGTGCCCTGTCGCCCGGCGCCTTCCTCACCTTCAACACCGCGGTGACGATGATGCTGACCTCCGTGACGCAGCTGACCGGCGCGCTGCTGTCCGCCGCCGCCGTGCTGCCGCTCTTCGAGCAGGTCAAGCCGATCCTCGAAGCGGCTCCCGAAGTACGCGGCGGCAGCACGCAGCCCGGCACGCTGTCCGGCGCGATCGAGGCGCGGAACCTCACCTTCCGGTACGCCGACGACGCGCCGCTGGTCCTGGACGATGTGTCCTTCCGGGTCCGGCCGGGCGAGTTCACCGCGATCGTGGGGGCCAGCGGCTGCGGCAAGTCGACGCTGCTGCGGCTGCTCATCGGCTTCGACCGGCCGGTCTCCGGCGGCGTGCACTACGACGGGCAGGACCTCGCCGCCCTCGACCAGTCGGCGCTGCGCCGGCAGTGCGGGGTGGTCCTGCAGAACGCGCAGCCGTTCACCGGCTCGATCCTCGACTGCATCCGCGGCGCCGGGGCGTACACCCTCGAAGAGGCGTGGCAGGCTGCCCGACTCGCCGGGCTGGCCGAGGACATCAAGCAGATGCCGATGGGGATGCACACCGTGCTCTCGGACGGCGGCGGCGCCGTCTCGGGCGGGCAGCGGCAGCGGCTGATGATCGCCCAGGCGCTGATCCGCCGGCCCCGCATCCTCTTCTTCGACGAGGCCACCAGCGCGCTCGACAACGAGACCCAGGGCGTCGTGATGGAGAGCACCCGCGCGCTGCGGGCCACCCGGGTCGTGATCGCCCACCGGCTGTCCACGATCATGGACGCCGACCGGGTGATCGTGATGGCCGACGGCCGCGTGGCCCAGCAGGGACCGCCGACCGAACTGCTCGCCGACACCGGCGGCCTGTTCCACCGGCTGGTCCGCCGCCAGCTGCACTGA
- a CDS encoding NHLP family bacteriocin export ABC transporter peptidase/permease/ATPase subunit: protein MEAVECGAAALAMVLGHYGRHVPLEELRIACGVSRDGSRASNVLKAARGYRLEAKGMQMESAALAQVRTPAVLFWEFNHFVVYEGTVRRFGRRGVRLNDPARGRRFVPEEEFDAGFTGVVLTFEPGVRFRPGGRRPGIAGALPARLRGTRGTTLAALVASFLLVAVGVAVPALSRAYIDTFLFGDRTSLLPVVFSSMAALVVLTAVLTGVQQANLLRGRVISSTLGSARFLRHLLRLPVTFFAQRSPADLVQRLQSNDSVAETLARDLASAGVDAVVVLLYAVLLWTYDPQLTLIGVTLALLNIVALRLVARIRSTRVHKLRADQARLTNTAYSGLQLIETMKATGGENGFFRRWAGQHATTLDGQQRLGVPSAALAVVAPTLAALNSALILLVGGVRAVEGQISIGLLVAFQTLVTSFTAPVSRLSAVAGRVQDFTADVSRLKDVERFPADPLFARDRPAASTRRLSGHVTLEGITFGYSPLDEPLLTDFSLSVGPGRQVALVGGSGSGKSTVSRLISGLYQPWEGEIRIDGQLLSDLSRGSLSASVSFVDQDVFLFEGTVRDNVALWDPSIPDEAVVSALQDAAVYDAVARRPGGIHARVEQDGRNFSGGQRQRLEIARALVRGPSVLVLDEVTSALDAETEQVIIDNLRRRGCACVVIAHRLSTVRDSDEIVVLDRGRVVERGRHEELVAAGGPYADLVRER from the coding sequence ATGGAGGCCGTGGAGTGCGGCGCCGCCGCGCTCGCCATGGTGCTCGGCCACTACGGCCGCCATGTCCCCCTGGAGGAACTGCGGATCGCCTGCGGCGTCTCCCGCGACGGCTCGCGGGCGAGCAACGTGCTGAAGGCCGCCCGCGGTTACCGCCTGGAAGCCAAGGGCATGCAGATGGAGTCGGCGGCGCTGGCGCAGGTCCGGACACCGGCCGTGCTGTTCTGGGAGTTCAACCACTTCGTCGTGTACGAGGGGACGGTGCGGCGCTTCGGCCGCCGTGGCGTGCGCCTCAACGACCCGGCCCGGGGACGCAGGTTCGTCCCCGAGGAGGAGTTCGACGCGGGCTTCACCGGCGTCGTGCTGACCTTCGAGCCCGGCGTCAGGTTCCGCCCCGGCGGCCGCAGACCGGGAATCGCCGGCGCGCTGCCGGCCCGGCTGCGCGGCACCCGGGGGACCACGCTCGCCGCGCTGGTCGCCAGCTTCCTGCTGGTCGCGGTAGGGGTGGCGGTTCCCGCGCTGAGCCGCGCGTACATCGACACGTTCCTGTTCGGCGACCGGACGTCGCTGCTCCCGGTGGTCTTCTCGTCGATGGCCGCGCTGGTCGTGCTGACCGCCGTGCTCACCGGCGTGCAGCAGGCCAACCTGCTGCGCGGGCGCGTCATCTCCTCCACGCTCGGCAGCGCCCGGTTCCTGCGCCACCTGCTCAGGCTGCCCGTCACGTTCTTCGCCCAGCGCAGCCCCGCCGACCTCGTGCAGCGCCTGCAGTCCAACGACTCGGTGGCCGAGACCCTGGCCCGGGACCTCGCCTCGGCCGGCGTGGACGCGGTGGTGGTGCTCCTCTACGCGGTCCTGCTGTGGACGTACGACCCCCAACTGACGCTGATCGGGGTGACGCTGGCACTTCTGAACATCGTCGCGCTGCGCCTGGTGGCACGGATCAGAAGCACCCGGGTGCACAAACTCCGCGCCGACCAGGCCAGGTTGACCAACACCGCGTACAGCGGACTGCAGTTGATCGAGACGATGAAGGCCACCGGCGGCGAGAACGGGTTCTTCCGCCGCTGGGCCGGCCAGCACGCCACGACGCTCGACGGCCAGCAGCGGCTGGGCGTGCCGAGCGCGGCGCTTGCCGTTGTCGCGCCCACCCTCGCCGCGCTCAACAGCGCGCTGATCCTGCTGGTCGGCGGGGTCCGGGCGGTGGAGGGCCAGATCTCCATCGGGCTGCTCGTCGCCTTCCAGACCCTGGTCACCAGCTTCACCGCGCCGGTCAGCCGGCTCAGCGCGGTGGCCGGCCGGGTGCAGGACTTCACCGCCGACGTGTCCCGGCTCAAGGACGTCGAGCGCTTCCCGGCCGACCCGCTCTTCGCCCGCGACCGGCCGGCCGCGAGCACCCGCAGGCTCAGCGGCCATGTGACCCTCGAGGGGATCACCTTCGGCTACAGCCCGCTCGACGAGCCGCTGCTCACCGACTTCTCGCTGTCGGTCGGCCCGGGCCGGCAGGTCGCGCTCGTCGGCGGGTCGGGCAGCGGCAAGTCCACGGTGTCCCGGCTGATCTCGGGCCTGTACCAGCCGTGGGAGGGCGAGATCCGGATCGACGGGCAACTGCTCTCCGACCTCTCGCGCGGCTCGCTGTCCGCGTCGGTGTCCTTCGTCGACCAGGACGTCTTCCTCTTCGAGGGCACCGTCCGCGACAACGTCGCGCTGTGGGACCCGTCGATCCCTGACGAGGCCGTCGTCTCCGCGCTCCAGGACGCGGCCGTGTACGACGCGGTCGCCCGGCGCCCCGGCGGCATCCACGCCCGGGTGGAGCAGGACGGCCGCAACTTCTCCGGCGGCCAGCGGCAGCGCCTGGAGATCGCCCGTGCGCTGGTCCGCGGACCCAGCGTGCTGGTCCTCGACGAGGTGACCAGCGCACTGGACGCGGAGACCGAGCAGGTGATCATCGACAACCTCCGGCGGCGCGGCTGCGCCTGCGTCGTGATCGCGCACCGGCTCAGCACGGTCCGCGACAGCGACGAGATCGTCGTCCTGGACCGTGGCCGGGTCGTGGAACGGGGCCGCCACGAGGAACTGGTCGCGGCCGGCGGGCCGTACGCCGACCTGGTCAGGGAGCGCTGA
- a CDS encoding HlyD family efflux transporter periplasmic adaptor subunit encodes MQFRQKALAKLEAPEELDMPVRFARPQGRLALAVTAVVMAAAAFWAVTGTVSAKLTAPGILTRAQGSYVLQSPVAGQVTAVYAKEGDTVPSGARLLSVRTDRAVETVRAVAAGRVTALAAKIGAVVATGADLATLEHADGPADPLVAVLYAQGGSASSILPGAAVDLTLQTVPTRDYGVLRGRVLAVGRVPETRQQITSFLGDAQLGDQFSAKGQPVAVVVQLDRAAGTKSGYRWSSTGGPPYAIDSRTLLSGAVHLAAQHPIDWVKP; translated from the coding sequence GTGCAGTTCCGGCAGAAGGCGCTCGCCAAGCTCGAGGCACCCGAAGAACTCGACATGCCGGTCCGCTTCGCCCGGCCGCAGGGCCGGCTGGCGCTCGCCGTCACGGCCGTCGTCATGGCCGCCGCCGCCTTCTGGGCGGTGACCGGCACGGTCTCCGCCAAGCTGACCGCCCCCGGCATCCTGACCCGGGCGCAGGGCAGTTACGTCCTGCAGAGCCCGGTCGCCGGCCAGGTCACCGCGGTGTACGCCAAGGAGGGCGACACCGTCCCGAGCGGCGCGCGGCTGCTGAGCGTGCGCACGGACCGGGCGGTCGAGACGGTCCGCGCGGTGGCCGCGGGGCGGGTGACGGCGCTGGCCGCCAAGATCGGCGCGGTGGTCGCCACCGGAGCGGACCTCGCGACGCTGGAACACGCCGACGGCCCCGCCGACCCGCTGGTGGCGGTGTTGTACGCGCAGGGCGGCAGCGCGTCGTCGATCCTCCCGGGAGCCGCGGTCGACCTGACCCTCCAGACCGTGCCGACGCGGGACTACGGCGTGCTGCGCGGCCGGGTGCTCGCGGTGGGACGGGTACCGGAGACGCGGCAGCAGATCACCAGCTTCCTCGGCGACGCCCAGCTGGGCGATCAGTTCTCCGCGAAGGGCCAACCCGTGGCGGTGGTCGTGCAGTTGGACCGCGCCGCGGGCACGAAGTCGGGTTACCGGTGGTCGTCGACGGGCGGACCGCCGTACGCGATCGACTCACGGACGCTGCTCAGCGGCGCCGTCCACCTGGCCGCGCAGCATCCGATCGACTGGGTGAAGCCGTGA
- a CDS encoding type A2 lantipeptide: protein MRNTASQVETRELADGDLDNISGGVGVALGIDGLGLGDLVAPVTDALPVGQVTGLVGGATNTLSGITGLAGL, encoded by the coding sequence ATGCGTAACACCGCTTCTCAGGTCGAGACCCGCGAGCTTGCCGACGGCGACCTGGACAACATCTCCGGTGGCGTCGGCGTCGCCCTGGGCATCGACGGCCTGGGCCTCGGCGACCTCGTCGCGCCGGTCACCGACGCACTGCCGGTCGGCCAGGTCACCGGCCTGGTGGGTGGCGCCACCAACACGCTGTCCGGCATCACCGGTCTCGCGGGTCTCTGA
- a CDS encoding helix-turn-helix transcriptional regulator produces the protein MQTAQSELVGREREIGEVEAMLAAAADGAGRVVVVSAGAGAGKSALLDAALDRARREGFTVLSARGISSERDLPFGLVSRLFEPVAGELAHIGGPFAELGSGGSNSPAAKTGSAGAPPTAPTSTPGRVLSAELHSFHRALARLSTRAPVLVAVDDLQYLDRESLRWLSALPQRVDRARIAVMLTVCPGEPCADPAVLDELLAVSAVELHPADLSAPATSAVIERALATAPDGQFVAAVMREAGGNPLSVTELTSALRDQAVSPTSESADVLGGIAVPRLAARLRARLRRISPYALDIARAAAVLGAEADLARVARLCDAEPAVVMEVMTALDRAGLMGVAGESMMFAQPLMRNTVLQDVPLADLHALHTKAAGILRATGAPGDRAAEQLMSSSAPAEPWAAGLLRAAAATALRRGEPERACAYLARALREPLPDTTRIALLAELGHAEGYTDLDAAIDRLTEVSRGAAEPSQATTPAQQAVGDPGVRDPAGGDPERDPGEGDAREPAQREPAHRERAALREQDLREQDLRERALRELAEHLITTGRSREADRLLDAFPEPTPGEPTSGERTLWSADVRCDGEAEAEEAGGSLSRLRRPARSGAVDEGRYLSLVATRTARAGRFRSRAAARAEQALAVLPVTPEALRPSLRAVLVLAQAGRAEDAFERCDALAGQAARWGHRPGLAGARSLRAVIAQQLGRLPAAADDAGAALELLVGCGAPRHSGAAVELLARLVQIHLDLGESDEAAALVEQAEPRADAWRTWGGTALLLARGRLRVATGRPADGLRDLLAAGGRLPAWKVENPAVAPWRSEAARALLALGEPAEARRYAADEVEQARRWGTPGPLAAALRAMGAVLGGAEGLAVLEKSVSVAERSDGRLGLARSLADHGSALSRANRRIPARRALRTALALAEESGCADLAGRARIELSACGGRPPKSSETAGVASLTAAELRTATLAAEGRTNRELAEILLVGLRTVEVHLTHAYRKLGIDGREQLPAVLLGRVDTRTDSRTDSRGDSRSDIRTDFRADSR, from the coding sequence ATGCAGACGGCGCAGTCAGAACTGGTTGGCCGCGAAAGGGAGATCGGCGAGGTCGAGGCGATGCTCGCCGCGGCGGCGGACGGCGCCGGGCGGGTGGTGGTGGTCAGCGCGGGCGCGGGCGCAGGGAAGTCGGCGCTGCTCGACGCGGCACTCGACCGGGCTCGGCGCGAGGGCTTCACGGTGCTGTCGGCCCGAGGGATATCGTCCGAGCGCGACCTGCCGTTCGGGCTGGTGAGCAGGCTGTTCGAGCCGGTGGCAGGCGAACTGGCGCACATCGGGGGCCCGTTCGCGGAGCTGGGTTCGGGCGGGTCCAACTCACCTGCCGCAAAGACCGGTTCGGCCGGGGCGCCACCCACCGCGCCAACGAGCACGCCCGGCCGCGTCCTCTCCGCCGAACTCCACTCCTTCCACCGGGCGTTGGCCCGGCTGTCCACCCGCGCCCCCGTGCTCGTCGCCGTCGACGACCTCCAGTACCTCGACCGCGAGTCGCTGCGCTGGCTGAGCGCCCTGCCGCAACGAGTCGACCGGGCGCGGATCGCCGTGATGCTCACCGTGTGTCCGGGCGAGCCGTGTGCCGACCCGGCGGTCCTCGACGAGTTGCTGGCCGTGAGCGCCGTGGAACTGCACCCCGCGGACCTGAGCGCTCCGGCGACGTCGGCGGTGATCGAACGTGCGCTGGCCACCGCACCGGACGGGCAGTTCGTCGCCGCCGTGATGCGGGAGGCGGGCGGAAACCCCTTGTCCGTCACCGAGTTGACCTCGGCGCTGCGGGACCAGGCGGTCAGCCCCACCTCGGAATCGGCGGACGTACTGGGCGGCATCGCCGTTCCCCGGCTCGCCGCCCGGCTGCGCGCCCGGCTGCGACGGATATCGCCGTACGCCCTCGACATCGCCCGGGCCGCCGCCGTCCTGGGAGCCGAGGCGGATCTCGCCCGGGTGGCTCGCCTCTGCGACGCCGAACCCGCGGTGGTCATGGAGGTCATGACGGCCCTCGACCGGGCCGGCCTGATGGGGGTGGCGGGCGAGTCGATGATGTTCGCGCAGCCCCTCATGCGCAACACGGTGCTCCAGGACGTTCCGCTCGCGGACCTCCACGCGCTGCACACCAAGGCCGCCGGGATACTCCGGGCGACCGGCGCGCCCGGCGACCGGGCGGCGGAACAGCTCATGTCCTCCTCGGCGCCCGCCGAACCGTGGGCCGCCGGCCTCCTGCGCGCCGCCGCCGCGACCGCGCTCCGCCGCGGCGAACCCGAACGGGCCTGCGCCTACCTGGCCAGGGCCCTGCGCGAGCCGCTTCCCGACACCACCCGTATCGCGCTGCTCGCGGAACTCGGCCACGCCGAGGGGTACACGGACCTCGACGCGGCGATCGACCGCCTGACGGAGGTCTCCCGCGGTGCGGCCGAGCCGAGCCAGGCGACGACTCCGGCCCAACAGGCCGTAGGAGACCCAGGCGTACGCGATCCGGCGGGAGGCGACCCGGAGCGGGACCCGGGCGAAGGGGACGCACGGGAACCGGCCCAGCGCGAACCGGCCCACCGTGAACGGGCCGCCCTGCGCGAACAGGACCTGCGCGAACAGGACCTGCGTGAACGGGCCTTGCGCGAACTGGCCGAGCACCTCATCACGACCGGCCGCTCCCGCGAGGCGGACCGACTCCTCGACGCGTTCCCGGAGCCCACTCCCGGTGAGCCCACCTCCGGTGAGCGCACCCTGTGGTCCGCGGACGTTCGGTGCGACGGTGAAGCGGAGGCCGAGGAGGCGGGCGGGTCGCTGTCCCGCCTGCGCCGGCCGGCCCGGTCCGGCGCGGTGGACGAGGGACGCTACCTGAGCCTTGTCGCCACGCGCACCGCACGGGCCGGCAGGTTCCGGTCCCGGGCCGCCGCACGCGCCGAACAGGCGCTGGCAGTCCTCCCGGTCACCCCGGAGGCCCTGCGGCCGAGCCTGCGCGCCGTGCTCGTGCTCGCGCAGGCGGGCCGGGCCGAGGACGCGTTCGAGCGCTGCGACGCGCTCGCCGGGCAGGCGGCGCGGTGGGGGCACCGGCCCGGCCTGGCCGGTGCCCGGTCGCTGCGCGCGGTGATCGCGCAGCAGTTGGGCCGACTGCCGGCCGCGGCCGACGACGCCGGGGCCGCGCTGGAACTCCTCGTCGGGTGCGGTGCCCCGCGGCACAGCGGAGCGGCGGTGGAACTGCTCGCCCGGCTGGTGCAGATCCACCTCGACCTGGGCGAGTCCGACGAGGCGGCGGCACTGGTCGAGCAGGCGGAACCGCGCGCCGACGCATGGCGGACCTGGGGCGGTACGGCGCTGCTGCTCGCCCGGGGCCGGCTGCGGGTGGCCACCGGGCGCCCTGCCGACGGGCTGCGGGACCTGCTGGCGGCCGGCGGCCGGCTGCCGGCCTGGAAGGTGGAGAACCCGGCGGTCGCGCCGTGGCGCTCGGAGGCGGCCCGGGCGCTGCTCGCGCTCGGCGAGCCGGCCGAGGCCCGCCGGTACGCCGCGGACGAGGTGGAGCAGGCGCGCCGCTGGGGCACGCCCGGCCCGCTCGCCGCCGCGCTGCGCGCGATGGGCGCGGTCCTCGGCGGGGCCGAGGGGCTGGCGGTGCTGGAGAAGTCGGTCTCGGTGGCCGAGCGTTCGGACGGCCGGCTCGGCCTGGCCCGGTCGCTGGCCGACCACGGTTCCGCGCTCAGCCGGGCCAACCGCCGGATACCGGCCAGGCGGGCGCTGCGTACGGCGCTGGCCCTCGCGGAGGAGAGCGGCTGCGCGGACCTGGCCGGGCGGGCGCGGATCGAGCTGTCCGCCTGCGGCGGCCGCCCGCCGAAGTCCTCCGAGACGGCGGGGGTCGCGTCCCTCACCGCGGCCGAGCTGCGGACCGCCACCCTCGCCGCGGAGGGCCGGACGAACCGGGAACTCGCGGAGATCCTGCTGGTGGGACTGCGGACGGTCGAGGTGCACCTCACCCACGCCTACCGCAAGCTCGGCATCGACGGGCGCGAGCAGCTTCCCGCGGTGCTGCTCGGGCGGGTGGACACCCGTACGGACTCCCGTACGGACTCCCGCGGGGACTCCCGATCGGACATCCGTACGGACTTCCGCGCCGACTCCCGCTGA
- a CDS encoding RNA polymerase sigma factor: MTSEHDERGDRDGDAQLSRAADDPAAFTPLVEKYSAALHGYFARRMPGAADDLLSEAWLQAFAARRTFDASRGTARGWLFGVARNVLAGHVRRAARAEAPAQVEVTDPWQAVDQRLDAAALAPALRSALAELPSEEREVMLLVCWEQLTPAEAATAMGIPFGTARSRLYRARGRLRERIAPDRPAGNRPAGQSLAATGDLA, translated from the coding sequence GTGACATCGGAACACGACGAACGCGGCGACCGCGACGGTGACGCCCAACTGTCCCGGGCCGCCGACGATCCGGCGGCGTTCACACCGCTGGTCGAGAAGTACTCGGCGGCCCTGCACGGCTACTTCGCGCGGCGGATGCCGGGCGCGGCGGACGACCTGCTGTCCGAGGCGTGGCTGCAGGCGTTCGCCGCGCGGCGAACGTTCGACGCCTCGCGCGGAACCGCTCGGGGTTGGCTGTTCGGAGTGGCCCGCAACGTCCTCGCGGGTCATGTGCGGCGGGCCGCGCGGGCGGAGGCCCCCGCGCAGGTGGAGGTCACCGACCCGTGGCAGGCCGTGGACCAGCGGCTGGACGCCGCGGCGCTGGCGCCCGCACTGCGCAGCGCGCTGGCCGAACTGCCGTCCGAGGAGCGGGAGGTGATGCTCCTCGTCTGCTGGGAGCAACTGACCCCGGCCGAGGCGGCCACCGCCATGGGCATCCCGTTCGGAACGGCCCGCTCGCGGCTGTACCGGGCCCGGGGCAGATTGCGCGAGCGGATCGCGCCGGACCGTCCCGCGGGGAACCGCCCCGCGGGACAGAGCCTGGCCGCGACGGGAGACCTGGCATGA
- a CDS encoding CU044_5270 family protein: MSTYDMEETGMTERQAVLDFPGAEALRAAGRVEPPSAKALAQALAAVEEAVREASVPASREDVAKGAVVRPFWKRRRAVALLAVAAVAAGVAVVSANAAGPAGTQQGPRAQSASAFLNDVAEVAATQSAGSGKYWKTHFKTGDTYTSRSMEFTYVVDGKAVRTSHDPGWRLGSTRFDWNALDRLTTDPALLLRQIEHTTKASADEDEDAATLGFVQASTLLANAPASPELRSALFKALAKLDGVRVVGTVKDSAGRSGTELSFRGGVGTTEVIIDPKSSKLLELIEPWRSEKDQRRATYLSAGLTDTIG; encoded by the coding sequence ATGAGTACGTACGACATGGAGGAGACGGGCATGACCGAGCGGCAGGCAGTGTTGGACTTCCCGGGCGCCGAGGCTCTGCGGGCGGCGGGTCGGGTCGAGCCCCCGTCGGCGAAGGCGCTGGCCCAGGCGCTGGCGGCGGTCGAGGAAGCCGTGCGGGAGGCCTCGGTCCCGGCTTCGCGGGAGGACGTGGCGAAGGGCGCCGTGGTGAGGCCGTTCTGGAAGCGCCGCCGCGCCGTCGCCCTCCTCGCGGTCGCCGCGGTCGCGGCCGGCGTCGCGGTGGTGTCCGCGAACGCAGCAGGGCCCGCGGGTACGCAGCAGGGGCCGCGGGCGCAGTCCGCGTCGGCCTTCCTGAACGATGTCGCCGAGGTCGCCGCCACTCAGTCGGCCGGTTCGGGGAAGTACTGGAAGACCCACTTCAAGACCGGCGACACGTACACCTCCCGGTCGATGGAATTCACCTACGTCGTCGATGGCAAGGCCGTCCGCACGTCGCACGACCCCGGCTGGAGGCTCGGCTCGACCCGGTTCGACTGGAACGCCCTCGACCGCCTGACCACGGACCCGGCACTGCTGCTCCGGCAGATCGAGCACACCACGAAGGCCTCCGCCGACGAGGACGAGGACGCGGCCACGCTCGGGTTCGTGCAGGCGAGCACCCTGCTCGCCAACGCCCCCGCCAGTCCCGAACTGCGCAGCGCGCTCTTCAAGGCGCTGGCCAAGCTGGACGGCGTGCGCGTCGTCGGCACCGTCAAGGACAGCGCCGGGCGCAGCGGAACGGAGCTGTCCTTCCGCGGGGGCGTCGGCACCACCGAGGTGATCATCGACCCGAAGAGCAGCAAGCTGCTGGAACTCATCGAGCCCTGGCGAAGCGAGAAGGACCAGCGCCGGGCGACCTACCTGTCCGCCGGCCTGACCGACACGATCGGCTGA